One genomic segment of Sphingobacteriales bacterium includes these proteins:
- a CDS encoding methionyl-tRNA formyltransferase, translating to MGTPLFAVPALEALIANKINVVAVVTAPDKPAGRGHKLQASPVKMAALAHHLPVLQPIKLRDPQFLTELAAFNADLQVVVAFRMLPQAVFAMPKYGSINLHASLLPQYRGAAPINWAIINGETETGLTTFFIEQEIDTGSLIFQAKLPIFPDENAGHLHDRMMQLGADLLVKTVQAIISGKYPNEPQHPQGQIKLAPKIFTDTCRINFNQPAQAVYNFIRGLSPYPGAFTHLNGEVCKIFAASLSERNFNAPPGTIYINDAKTSLQVATALGWLNLHEIQMPGKARISPEAFLRGYRQPLTHFDL from the coding sequence ATGGGAACGCCGCTATTTGCCGTGCCCGCCCTCGAAGCCTTAATAGCCAATAAAATTAATGTTGTTGCCGTTGTTACTGCCCCCGATAAACCTGCTGGCCGAGGGCATAAATTGCAGGCCTCTCCGGTAAAAATGGCCGCTTTAGCTCACCATTTACCTGTTTTGCAGCCCATAAAACTCCGCGACCCGCAATTTCTAACCGAATTAGCTGCCTTTAACGCCGATTTACAAGTGGTAGTAGCTTTCCGGATGTTGCCACAAGCGGTTTTTGCCATGCCTAAATACGGGAGTATTAATTTACACGCTTCGCTGTTGCCGCAATATCGCGGGGCAGCACCAATTAACTGGGCAATTATTAACGGCGAAACTGAAACCGGATTAACTACTTTTTTTATTGAGCAAGAAATTGATACCGGCTCACTTATTTTTCAGGCTAAATTACCAATCTTTCCGGATGAAAATGCCGGCCATCTCCACGACCGGATGATGCAGTTAGGAGCCGATTTATTGGTAAAAACAGTGCAGGCTATTATATCCGGAAAATACCCCAATGAACCTCAGCATCCCCAAGGGCAAATTAAACTTGCTCCTAAAATATTTACCGATACCTGCCGCATTAATTTTAATCAGCCAGCACAGGCAGTATATAATTTTATACGCGGCCTAAGCCCCTATCCGGGTGCATTTACCCATTTAAACGGCGAAGTTTGCAAAATATTTGCAGCCAGCTTGAGTGAGCGCAATTTTAATGCCCCACCTGGCACAATATATATAAATGATGCTAAAACAAGTTTACAAGTTGCCACCGCTTTGGGGTGGTTAAACCTCCACGAAATACAAATGCCAGGCAAAGCCCGCATAAGCCCCGAAGCGTTTTTGCGTGGATACAGGCAGCCTTTAACTCATTTTGATTTATAA
- a CDS encoding choice-of-anchor L domain-containing protein: protein MKKVYTILIFAFCFIALHPKLNAQLVVDGSYPIETMVEDFFSDGCVSFNNISFVGDISVNTPSIGFFDASATYMGLDAGIILANGCINGALGPNNSNSETCSAAYLADGDYDLDNLIPGYSTWDATVLTMDIVPEKDTIVFEYVFGSEEYIEYVGSAFNDIFAFFIQGGEYDEITNIALIPDTIIPVSINNVNSVDNSAYYVNNETGPDVENLQYDGYTVVLTAKAAVTPMQTYTIKIAVADAGDSVLDSGVFLSSESLCKSNTEYLNANFTLKQNDLKVNLTNKTKYGIHYLWDFGDGNQSSLADAISYTYKQPGVYDISLTAYNAAKTIKSTITKTVVIEATGLNNLTNQSIIQTQIVGGQLYLEASQPVQVLITDVAGRCILNNHLPSGQTTVNLSPFGQGLYLLQATNGRTQQNTKIVFNSQSQK, encoded by the coding sequence ATGAAAAAAGTTTATACTATTTTAATTTTTGCTTTTTGCTTCATTGCCCTACACCCCAAATTAAATGCGCAATTGGTTGTAGATGGCTCGTACCCCATTGAAACAATGGTCGAAGACTTTTTTTCGGATGGTTGTGTAAGTTTTAACAATATTAGTTTTGTAGGCGATATTAGCGTAAATACCCCCAGCATTGGTTTTTTCGATGCCTCGGCAACCTATATGGGTTTAGATGCGGGTATTATACTTGCAAACGGTTGTATTAACGGAGCATTAGGCCCAAATAATTCTAACAGCGAAACTTGTAGTGCTGCTTATTTAGCGGATGGAGACTATGATTTAGACAATTTAATACCAGGATATTCTACTTGGGATGCCACAGTTTTAACAATGGACATTGTTCCGGAAAAAGATACTATTGTTTTTGAGTACGTTTTTGGATCGGAAGAATACATTGAATATGTAGGTTCTGCTTTCAATGATATTTTTGCCTTTTTTATTCAGGGCGGCGAATATGATGAAATTACCAATATTGCTTTAATTCCGGACACTATCATACCTGTTAGCATTAACAACGTTAATTCGGTAGATAATAGTGCTTATTATGTAAATAATGAAACTGGTCCCGATGTGGAAAATTTACAATACGATGGCTATACGGTAGTATTAACAGCTAAGGCTGCCGTAACACCTATGCAAACCTATACCATCAAAATTGCCGTAGCCGATGCAGGCGATAGTGTTTTGGATTCGGGGGTTTTTTTAAGCTCTGAAAGTCTTTGCAAATCAAATACCGAATATTTGAACGCCAATTTTACCCTCAAACAAAACGATTTAAAAGTTAATTTAACCAACAAAACCAAATATGGTATTCATTATTTATGGGACTTTGGCGATGGTAACCAGTCTTCCTTAGCCGATGCAATAAGTTACACTTACAAGCAACCCGGCGTTTACGATATTTCGCTAACTGCCTATAATGCCGCAAAAACTATTAAATCAACAATTACTAAAACGGTTGTTATAGAGGCAACGGGGCTTAACAATCTAACTAACCAATCCATTATTCAAACCCAAATAGTGGGCGGGCAGTTGTACTTAGAGGCAAGTCAGCCAGTTCAAGTGTTAATTACAGATGTAGCCGGCCGCTGTATTTTGAATAACCATTTACCATCCGGCCAAACAACTGTAAATTTAAGTCCGTTTGGGCAAGGTTTGTATTTGCTGCAAGCTACAAATGGTAGAACCCAACAAAATACAAAAATTGTTTTTAATTCACAGTCCCAAAAATAA
- a CDS encoding alpha-glucosidase C-terminal domain-containing protein produces MFRSLTLAALFILMLTGCANEPKQQALPAPTEAEKAQHAKTFATAPPEWSKNLNIYEVNLRQYTKAGTFAAFEQELPRLQEMGVGILWFMPIHPIGQKNRKGKMGSYYSVKDYQAVAPEYGTLDDFKRLVEKAHKMRMFVIIDWVANHTSWDNVWTTTNPDFYTKNEKGKFKPPVDDWSDVIDLNFDNPNLRKAMIEAMQFWLRETNIDGFRCDVAEMVPPDFWKEATTALRQQKPDIFMLAEAEKPEMHQYFDMTYSWEMHHVWNEVAQGKKTVADIDSVIEKYADNYHPSNYRMYFTSNHDENSWKDTEYGCLGAGAEAFAALTYFLPGMPLIYSGQEAANKKKLQFFEKDAIVWPSKPYPLANFYTQLNRMKLQMPALHNGSFGGNYTRLKTGVDTQVLAFSRAKDNNQIIVVFNLSDKPAVATLEVGNVTGDLIEVFANKKLSAASKIPLNLTPWEHRVFLVSK; encoded by the coding sequence ATGTTTCGAAGTTTAACCTTAGCTGCTCTTTTTATTTTAATGCTAACGGGTTGTGCCAACGAGCCTAAACAGCAAGCCCTACCTGCACCTACCGAAGCCGAAAAAGCCCAGCACGCCAAAACTTTTGCGACTGCGCCCCCTGAGTGGAGTAAAAACTTAAATATTTACGAAGTAAATCTAAGGCAATATACCAAAGCGGGTACTTTTGCCGCCTTTGAACAAGAGCTGCCCCGCCTGCAAGAAATGGGTGTAGGTATTTTGTGGTTTATGCCCATCCACCCAATTGGCCAAAAAAACCGAAAAGGGAAAATGGGCAGCTATTACTCGGTTAAAGATTACCAAGCCGTAGCCCCCGAGTATGGCACGCTCGACGATTTTAAACGCTTAGTTGAAAAAGCCCACAAAATGCGTATGTTTGTAATTATTGACTGGGTAGCAAACCATACAAGTTGGGATAATGTTTGGACAACAACAAACCCCGACTTTTATACCAAAAACGAAAAAGGCAAGTTTAAACCGCCCGTTGATGACTGGAGTGACGTTATAGATTTAAACTTTGATAACCCCAATTTGCGGAAAGCCATGATTGAAGCCATGCAGTTTTGGCTGCGCGAAACAAATATTGACGGCTTTAGGTGCGACGTAGCCGAAATGGTGCCCCCCGATTTTTGGAAAGAGGCAACAACAGCGTTGCGGCAACAAAAACCGGATATTTTTATGCTTGCCGAAGCCGAAAAACCCGAAATGCACCAATATTTTGACATGACGTATAGCTGGGAAATGCACCATGTATGGAACGAAGTGGCGCAAGGTAAAAAAACGGTTGCCGATATTGATTCGGTTATTGAAAAATATGCCGACAACTACCACCCAAGTAATTACCGGATGTATTTTACCTCGAACCACGACGAAAATTCGTGGAAAGATACCGAGTATGGGTGCTTAGGTGCGGGCGCCGAAGCTTTTGCCGCTTTAACGTATTTTTTGCCCGGAATGCCTTTAATATATTCAGGACAAGAGGCCGCCAATAAAAAGAAATTGCAATTTTTTGAGAAAGATGCCATTGTTTGGCCATCAAAACCCTACCCCTTAGCTAATTTTTACACGCAACTAAACCGGATGAAATTACAAATGCCCGCCCTACATAATGGCAGTTTTGGTGGCAATTACACCCGCTTAAAAACGGGCGTAGATACCCAAGTGCTGGCTTTTTCGCGTGCTAAAGATAATAATCAAATAATTGTTGTGTTTAACTTATCTGATAAGCCCGCTGTTGCCACCCTTGAAGTAGGTAATGTTACCGGAGATTTAATTGAAGTGTTTGCAAACAAAAAATTATCTGCCGCAAGTAAAATTCCGCTTAATTTAACGCCTTGGGAACATAGAGTGTTTTTGGTTTCAAAATAA
- the tsaE gene encoding tRNA (adenosine(37)-N6)-threonylcarbamoyltransferase complex ATPase subunit type 1 TsaE yields MQPTEFYIPDLQSLPKVAQQLIEALNGVRIVLLTGNLGAGKTTLTKAICQQLGISKNQLSSPSFALVNEYQTTQNKLVYHIDLYRIKNLNEALDIGIETYLDSGNWCFIEWPQVISPILSGYNYVQLEMVPNLDQTRQVKLSYPVYPDV; encoded by the coding sequence ATGCAGCCAACCGAGTTTTATATTCCCGATTTACAATCACTACCCAAGGTAGCACAACAATTAATTGAGGCGTTAAACGGCGTGCGAATTGTTTTGCTAACAGGAAATTTAGGGGCCGGAAAAACCACTTTAACAAAAGCTATTTGCCAACAATTAGGCATTAGTAAAAATCAGCTCAGCAGTCCAAGTTTTGCCTTGGTTAACGAATACCAAACAACACAAAACAAGCTTGTTTACCATATTGATTTGTATAGAATAAAAAACTTAAACGAAGCATTAGATATTGGTATTGAAACCTATTTAGACTCGGGCAATTGGTGTTTTATTGAATGGCCTCAGGTTATAAGTCCAATTTTATCCGGATATAATTATGTGCAGTTAGAGATGGTCCCTAATTTAGACCAAACAAGGCAGGTCAAATTATCATACCCAGTTTATCCGGATGTTTAA
- a CDS encoding metallophosphoesterase family protein produces the protein MQQIGILSDTHGYVHPNIAQHFAHCHQIWHAGDIGPIAVADQLATIAPLKAVYGNIDDHIVRATYPEHLFFTCEDTRILMTHIAGRPNRYPAKIKQLIAKHQPDIFICGHSHLLLIEQPQGMHHLHLNPGAAGKHGFHQVLTLVRLCIDGKRIFNCQIIELGQRRFLEPADD, from the coding sequence ATGCAACAAATAGGCATTTTATCGGATACGCATGGCTATGTTCACCCTAATATAGCCCAGCATTTTGCCCACTGCCACCAAATATGGCACGCCGGCGATATTGGCCCTATTGCCGTTGCCGACCAATTGGCCACTATTGCCCCGCTTAAAGCCGTTTATGGCAATATTGACGACCATATTGTACGAGCCACCTACCCCGAACACCTGTTTTTTACCTGCGAAGATACCCGCATATTAATGACCCATATTGCCGGACGGCCTAACAGATATCCGGCAAAAATTAAACAGCTTATAGCCAAACATCAACCCGATATTTTTATTTGTGGACACTCACATTTATTGCTTATCGAACAGCCACAAGGTATGCACCACTTACACCTAAACCCTGGTGCAGCCGGCAAACATGGGTTTCATCAGGTATTGACTTTAGTACGCCTATGTATTGACGGAAAACGGATTTTTAATTGCCAAATTATTGAATTAGGTCAACGCCGATTTTTAGAACCTGCCGATGATTAA
- a CDS encoding inositol monophosphatase gives MNLTLLPALCQQTQTVVAQAAAFISSQAGKVQASQIEVKYKNNLVSYVDIEAEKILISGLKTLLPQANFLAEENTLGLNSNDYHSNDKNNNEVSNWQWVIDPLDGTTNFLYNLPVYAVSVGLLYQQKPVMGVVHEVVRNECFYAWQGGGAWCNGLPIGVSKVDNLSEALMATGFPYYNFELVTPYSALLQTLMKQTKGIRRFGAAAVDLCYVACGRFDAYFEHSLHPWDVAAGGLIVREAGGVVADFAQNTDNWLHNQQIVAANKAIWPNFMGLVGQYLNEAKHKQV, from the coding sequence ATGAATTTAACCCTATTGCCTGCGCTTTGCCAGCAAACCCAAACAGTTGTAGCCCAAGCCGCCGCTTTTATAAGCAGCCAAGCCGGAAAAGTGCAGGCTTCGCAAATAGAAGTAAAATATAAAAACAATTTAGTAAGTTATGTTGATATTGAAGCCGAAAAAATTTTAATATCCGGATTAAAGACCCTATTGCCCCAAGCTAATTTTTTAGCCGAAGAAAATACGCTTGGCTTAAACTCAAACGATTATCATAGCAACGATAAGAACAATAATGAAGTCTCAAACTGGCAATGGGTTATTGACCCCTTAGATGGCACTACCAATTTTTTATATAATTTACCTGTTTATGCTGTTAGCGTGGGCTTGTTGTACCAACAAAAACCAGTTATGGGGGTGGTACACGAGGTTGTGCGCAACGAGTGTTTTTATGCATGGCAGGGCGGCGGCGCTTGGTGCAATGGTTTGCCTATTGGCGTTTCGAAAGTAGATAATTTAAGCGAAGCATTGATGGCAACGGGTTTTCCGTATTACAATTTTGAATTGGTAACGCCTTATTCAGCACTCCTTCAAACATTAATGAAGCAAACCAAAGGCATAAGGCGGTTTGGCGCGGCAGCCGTTGATTTATGTTATGTGGCCTGCGGTAGGTTTGATGCCTATTTTGAGCATAGCCTGCACCCTTGGGATGTTGCAGCCGGAGGGCTTATTGTTAGGGAAGCGGGCGGCGTAGTTGCCGATTTTGCCCAAAATACCGACAACTGGCTGCATAACCAACAAATTGTAGCCGCCAACAAGGCTATTTGGCCCAATTTTATGGGTTTGGTAGGGCAGTATTTAAATGAGGCTAAACATAAACAAGTCTAA
- a CDS encoding PKD domain-containing protein, protein MIKKLLFVYFCLFGFSFQGFGQIKLTLDDLPEIGTKKIISYGQAPETAKAGEASATAQTWDFTALAPTSQEAIEFKNPIETPFYDEFPLSDMARSGPLTSLLGFSLPNFGQGDGAVGTAYYGINNATKSIFTIGLVTDINIGGFVDLEDVKIEGTPPDLYLTALEYGKSASSNAKFPFTIEVPGIPIPITVSLNIEREMTADAFGTIYLPTDTFEVLRIHDKSILKPKIDLLPDTIGSVETHRYIFIAKDEDYPVMTLTMSGSGADATIVNVEYVDLPAEPAVVDFDYSADCLSVDFINESSNAFNFSWDFGDGTTSLDYQPDYTYKNKGDYEVTLTATDLNGDTIKITKSISVNCVVDPDFNISDVNCLTISFNNQTNNGATYLWEFGDGGTSTDEDPTHTYNKPGDFTVTLTAYGVAGDTAVYEQDITVLCPANADFDSQITCLSVDFEDQSENAASFNWQFGDGNSSTEKSPTHNYELPGTYTVKLSIVGTVGDTDSETNSVTVDYCEGIDQTNNAPNIIMMHQNNQVQIGTPKHFSGWITLTDLSGKTLATSPLQQGSATLPTQKLIAGLYVIQVQNQSGQTIWRQKIVLQP, encoded by the coding sequence ATGATTAAAAAATTACTTTTTGTTTATTTTTGCTTGTTTGGGTTTAGTTTTCAAGGGTTTGGGCAAATTAAACTAACCTTAGATGACTTACCCGAAATAGGCACTAAAAAAATTATTAGTTACGGCCAAGCCCCCGAAACGGCAAAAGCAGGCGAGGCATCGGCAACGGCTCAAACTTGGGATTTTACGGCACTTGCCCCCACAAGTCAGGAAGCTATTGAATTTAAAAACCCCATTGAAACGCCTTTTTACGACGAGTTTCCTTTGTCAGACATGGCGCGTAGTGGGCCGCTAACCTCGCTTTTGGGTTTTTCGCTCCCAAACTTTGGGCAGGGCGACGGCGCAGTAGGAACTGCTTACTACGGCATAAACAACGCCACCAAAAGTATTTTTACCATTGGCCTTGTTACCGATATTAATATTGGTGGATTTGTAGATTTAGAAGACGTAAAAATTGAAGGAACGCCTCCGGATTTATATTTGACTGCCTTAGAGTATGGAAAATCAGCATCAAGCAATGCAAAATTCCCATTTACGATTGAAGTTCCGGGAATTCCAATTCCAATAACGGTAAGTTTAAACATCGAACGCGAAATGACTGCCGATGCCTTTGGTACGATTTATTTACCTACCGACACATTTGAAGTATTGCGCATACACGACAAAAGTATTTTAAAACCCAAAATTGACTTGCTGCCCGATACAATTGGCTCCGTCGAAACGCATCGTTATATATTTATTGCAAAAGATGAAGATTATCCGGTAATGACACTTACCATGAGCGGCTCGGGTGCTGACGCTACCATTGTAAACGTTGAATACGTTGATTTGCCCGCCGAGCCAGCCGTAGTTGATTTTGATTATTCAGCCGATTGTTTGAGTGTTGATTTTATCAATGAAAGCTCAAATGCGTTTAATTTTTCTTGGGATTTTGGAGACGGCACCACAAGTTTAGATTATCAGCCGGATTATACTTACAAGAATAAAGGCGATTATGAAGTTACCCTAACCGCTACCGACCTGAATGGCGATACCATAAAAATAACCAAATCTATTTCGGTAAATTGTGTTGTTGACCCCGATTTTAACATTTCGGATGTAAATTGCCTAACTATATCGTTTAATAACCAAACCAATAATGGCGCAACCTATTTATGGGAGTTTGGCGATGGGGGCACCAGCACCGATGAAGACCCTACGCACACTTATAACAAACCTGGCGACTTTACCGTAACCTTAACCGCCTATGGCGTAGCCGGTGATACTGCCGTTTACGAACAAGATATTACGGTTTTATGCCCGGCAAATGCCGATTTTGACTCGCAAATTACTTGCCTGAGTGTTGATTTTGAAGACCAAAGCGAAAATGCCGCTTCGTTCAACTGGCAGTTTGGAGATGGTAACTCGAGCACCGAAAAAAGCCCAACACATAACTACGAATTGCCCGGAACTTATACCGTAAAATTATCAATCGTGGGTACAGTTGGCGACACCGACTCGGAAACCAACAGCGTAACTGTTGATTATTGCGAGGGTATAGACCAAACAAACAATGCGCCCAATATTATTATGATGCACCAAAATAATCAGGTGCAAATTGGCACACCCAAACATTTTTCCGGATGGATTACCCTAACAGACTTGTCGGGCAAAACATTGGCAACAAGTCCTTTGCAACAGGGTAGCGCTACCTTGCCAACTCAAAAATTGATTGCAGGTTTGTATGTAATTCAAGTTCAAAACCAAAGCGGGCAAACCATTTGGCGGCAAAAAATTGTTCTTCAACCTTAA
- a CDS encoding sulfatase-like hydrolase/transferase, with translation MKSLILFAAKLIFIWLVLFALFRAWFIIYNYNNYGQSIQNNELAQSFVKALPMDVSAACYITSIAVLLGLAGLFVQKKWWWRLVKGYYFVILLICTFLNIGESDLYHSTGVKLNYQNMEYLLYPRESMAYAAGAPFLLLIAVIFICLLIGWFLFKYLLEPFTANMGNVKYIFSHRKGWAWKSTGVFFTFLSGCLLLGILFIGIRGGTGTAPMNAGFVYFSNTPFINHATLNSTWNFVQHVANPAARITKNQFATLETEKAQAIVDSLFNRTSNSFAILSGNNPDDKANQQDSIGQPSANTSLVLTTSKPNIVLLILESWTSDVIEALGGEKGITPNFNNLLPQGLLFDNIYASGDRTDKGLVAVLAGYPAQPTTAITTIPSKIENLPVWAAQLKKNGYENTFFYGGDIAYANYKSVVLQGQYQKIIDRAAFNESQCNAKWGAHDGALLDKVQQTLPNLQQPFLATVMTLSSHEPFIVPMPDQFDQSTEQGRFNNAMFYADKVLGEFLTKEQQQPWFNNTLYLLIADHGHRLPKHNPAHVHAKYRIPMLWWGGALQAKYKGQRITNIASQTDLAATILAQLHLEANQFVWSKNILSNNNQTKPFAFFCYNNGVGFVAPNVGFTFDNVLKKIIYLAPGTTEQAANQNLEKAQALQQILIDDYLKR, from the coding sequence ATGAAAAGCCTTATCTTATTTGCAGCTAAATTAATTTTTATTTGGTTAGTTCTATTTGCACTGTTTAGGGCTTGGTTTATTATTTACAATTACAACAATTACGGCCAAAGTATTCAAAATAACGAGTTGGCGCAGTCGTTTGTAAAAGCCCTACCAATGGATGTTTCGGCGGCTTGTTACATTACTTCAATAGCCGTTTTATTGGGTTTGGCGGGGTTGTTTGTACAAAAAAAATGGTGGTGGCGACTGGTAAAAGGCTATTATTTTGTTATTTTACTTATTTGTACGTTTTTAAACATCGGCGAGTCAGATTTATACCACAGTACGGGTGTAAAACTCAACTACCAAAACATGGAATATTTGCTGTATCCCCGCGAATCAATGGCTTATGCGGCAGGTGCTCCATTTTTATTGTTAATAGCAGTTATATTTATTTGTTTACTAATTGGATGGTTTTTATTTAAATATTTACTTGAGCCATTTACGGCAAACATGGGTAATGTAAAATATATATTTTCCCATAGAAAAGGTTGGGCATGGAAAAGCACCGGAGTTTTTTTTACTTTTTTATCCGGATGTTTGCTCTTAGGTATTTTGTTTATTGGCATAAGAGGCGGCACTGGAACGGCACCCATGAATGCCGGATTTGTCTATTTTTCGAACACCCCATTTATAAATCATGCCACTTTAAACTCGACCTGGAATTTTGTTCAGCATGTAGCCAATCCGGCAGCACGTATTACTAAAAATCAATTTGCCACCCTCGAAACAGAAAAAGCACAAGCCATTGTTGATAGTTTATTTAACCGAACAAGCAATAGTTTCGCAATTTTATCCGGAAATAATCCGGATGATAAAGCCAACCAACAAGATAGTATCGGCCAACCCTCGGCAAACACTTCACTGGTGCTAACCACATCCAAACCCAATATTGTACTGCTTATTTTAGAAAGCTGGACCTCGGACGTAATTGAGGCATTAGGAGGCGAAAAAGGAATTACCCCAAATTTTAATAATTTGCTGCCGCAAGGCCTGCTGTTCGACAATATTTATGCCAGCGGCGACCGTACCGACAAAGGTTTAGTAGCTGTTTTGGCCGGATACCCCGCTCAACCAACAACCGCCATAACAACCATACCAAGTAAAATCGAAAACTTGCCCGTTTGGGCTGCCCAACTTAAAAAAAACGGCTACGAAAACACGTTTTTTTATGGCGGCGACATTGCGTATGCCAACTATAAATCGGTAGTATTACAAGGGCAATATCAAAAAATTATTGACCGCGCCGCTTTTAACGAAAGCCAATGTAATGCAAAATGGGGGGCACACGATGGCGCTTTGCTTGATAAAGTTCAACAAACTTTGCCCAATTTACAACAGCCTTTTTTGGCAACCGTCATGACCCTTAGTAGCCACGAACCTTTTATTGTACCCATGCCCGACCAATTTGACCAAAGTACCGAGCAAGGCCGCTTTAATAATGCCATGTTTTATGCCGACAAAGTTTTGGGCGAGTTTTTAACAAAAGAACAACAACAACCCTGGTTTAACAACACATTATACTTACTTATTGCCGACCACGGACACCGTTTGCCAAAACACAACCCCGCCCACGTACATGCAAAATACCGGATACCCATGCTTTGGTGGGGGGGAGCGTTACAAGCAAAATACAAAGGGCAGCGCATAACCAATATTGCCAGCCAAACCGACTTGGCGGCAACAATACTGGCACAGCTACACCTCGAAGCAAATCAATTTGTTTGGAGCAAAAATATTTTAAGCAATAATAACCAAACCAAACCCTTTGCCTTTTTTTGCTACAACAACGGCGTAGGCTTTGTTGCTCCAAATGTAGGCTTTACCTTCGATAACGTTTTAAAAAAAATAATCTATCTTGCACCCGGCACCACCGAACAAGCCGCCAATCAAAACCTTGAAAAAGCACAGGCATTACAGCAAATTTTAATTGACGACTATCTGAAAAGATAG